The DNA window GCCGGGATCCTGGTTGTAGATCTTCTTGTAGTCTTCGAACACGTTCCGGGTCTCCGTCACCCACTGGTTCAGGTCGCCCGTGCCCGAGCGCACGATCACGTAGGTCACCGTGCCCGTCTTCTCGCTGGGCGCGATGGTGCCGGCGGGGGCCGTCGTATCCCACACGTAACCGATGTTGCGAGAGCGGATGGCCTGGGGCGTCCGCGGGAAGGTGACGTAGACCTGGCACGCCTGATCGTCGGTGGCCTTCTTCCGCGAGTCGGCGCCCTTGGGCAGGACCACCGCCTTCCACCGCCACTGGAGAATCGGAAACTGCCGGATGTCGAACTTGATCTCCTTGCTCATGGTCGAGCCGTCATTCTGGCTCTTCATGTGCAGGACCCGGCCGTCGCCGTCGGCCTCGATCGAGAAGTCGTACTTGGGGCTGCCCCACGTCTGGGACTGCCAGCCGCTGGGGAGACCCTTCCGGCCCACGGGGTCCTTCTTCCAGTCCTCCACGGGCAGCGTGGCGGGCTGGGCGAAGACGGCGCCGGCGGTGAGCACCGTGACGGCGATCGCGACGGTGGTGGACCGCATGGCTCGCCAAGGATAACCCAGGGGAGGGACGCGATGTTCCCCTTTCACGCGGCCTCCGGCCTAGGCGGAACAGGCGCAAGCGTGTGCTAGGGTAGGAAATGATGAGCGCCGAGCGCCTCGATAAGTGGCTCTGGGCGGCGCGCTTCTTCAAGAGCCGCACCCAGGCTGCGGCGGCGTGCGACGGCGGGAAGGTCGACGTCAACGAGCAGGCGGCCAAGCCCGCTCGAGCGGTGCGGCCGGGCGATCTCCTCCACATCACCCAGCGGCAGTCGCGACGGATCGTGCGGATCCTGGC is part of the Candidatus Methylomirabilota bacterium genome and encodes:
- a CDS encoding DUF3047 domain-containing protein, which gives rise to MRSTTVAIAVTVLTAGAVFAQPATLPVEDWKKDPVGRKGLPSGWQSQTWGSPKYDFSIEADGDGRVLHMKSQNDGSTMSKEIKFDIRQFPILQWRWKAVVLPKGADSRKKATDDQACQVYVTFPRTPQAIRSRNIGYVWDTTAPAGTIAPSEKTGTVTYVIVRSGTGDLNQWVTETRNVFEDYKKIYNQDPGENVGAVSVAIDSNDTQSTAECFVGEIFFKKP
- a CDS encoding RNA-binding S4 domain-containing protein, with the translated sequence MSAERLDKWLWAARFFKSRTQAAAACDGGKVDVNEQAAKPARAVRPGDLLHITQRQSRRIVRILALAERRGPGATAALLYEDLTPPPPPRAERTGPPMYRAPGAGRPTKRERRLMERITRR